In one Lolium rigidum isolate FL_2022 chromosome 3, APGP_CSIRO_Lrig_0.1, whole genome shotgun sequence genomic region, the following are encoded:
- the LOC124695143 gene encoding thaumatin-like protein 1b gives MARSPAQVALPFIALLLLLPAAWSATFTMTNNCGHTVWPGLLSGAGTAPLSTTGFALAQGASATVDAPTGWSGRMWARTLCSEDATGKFTCGTGDCGSGALQCNGGGAAPPASLAEFTLDGSGGMDFFDVSLVDGYNLPMLVTPLGTAASTASSAGGPKCVATGCLVDLNDACPADLKVASSASPAGASGAAGVGPTMACRSACEAFGSPQYCCSGAFGSPSTCRPSTYSQFFKSACPRAYSYAYDDSTSTFTCAAGTNYAITFCPTAATSGKFTDPQAAVPLTNNTMVYNGGEQLSSANGGERFPTNGGTSIAARASQLLLAVAVAVLLL, from the exons ATGGCACGGAGCCCAGCTCAGGTCGCTCTCCCCTTCATCGCTTTGCTCCTTCTGCTTCCAG CCGCGTGGTCGGCGACCTTCACCATGACCAACAACTGCGGCCACACGGTGTGGCCGGGCCTGCTCTCCGGCGCCGGCACGGCCCCGCTGTCAACGACCGGGTTCGCGCTGGCCCAGGGCGCGTCGGCGACGGTGGACGCGCCGACGGGCTGGTCGGGCCGCATGTGGGCGCGCACGCTCTGCTCCGAGGACGCCACCGGCAAGTTCACCTGCGGCACGGGCGACTGCGGGTCCGGCGCCCTCCAGTGCAACGgcggcggggccgcgccgccggcgtcCCTGGCGGAGTTCACGCTCGACGGCTCCGGCGGCATGGACTTCTTCGACGTCAGCCTCGTCGACGGCTACAACCTGCCCATGCTGGTCACCCCGCTTGGCACCGCCGCCTCTACCGCCAGCTCCGCGGGCGGGCCCAAGTGCGTGGCCACGGGCTGCCTGGTGGACCTGAACGACGCGTGCCCGGCCGACCTGAAGGTGGCGTCCTCGGCGAGCCCCGCCGGCGCCAGCGGCGCCGCTGGCGTCGGCCCGACCATGGCGTGCAGGAGCGCGTGCGAGGCGTTCGGGTCGCCGCAGTACTGCTGCAGCGGCGCCTTCGGGAGCCCCAGCACGTGCCGGCCGTCGACGTACTCGCAGTTCTTCAAGAGCGCGTGCCCGCGCGCATACAGCTACGCCTACGAcgactccacctccaccttcacctgcgCCGCCGGCACCAACTACGCCATCACCTTCtgccccaccgccgccaccag TGGCAAGTTCACCGACCCGCAGGCTGCTGTTCCGCTGACGAACAACACGATGGTCTACAACGGCGGCGAGCAACTCTCCTCGGCAAACGGCGGCGAGCGATTCCCAACGAACGGCGGCACCTCCATCGCCGCCCGTGCGTCACAACTCCTCCTCGCGGTGGCCGTTGCCGTCTTGCTGCTGTAA